The following DNA comes from Betaproteobacteria bacterium.
GCCAGGATGCCCATGGAGAAGAGGAGAATGGCGATCAGCGACTCGATCAGCGTGACGCCTTTCTGCTTGCAGCGGTCTATCTTCATGGCGGGATCTCGCGACGAGTTCATCAACTGCAGGACCGCGTATCGCCTGCGGCAGTAACGGCCGGGTCGCAGAGGCGAATTTGTCCGCCACGCGTGATGAGGACGTTCAGGCAGCGCATCGTGCCTCCGGCACTCCTGCAGTCGCCGCCCGCGGGATTGGTGACTTGCACGACTTCATTGGCTGCGAGCGTCGTTCCTCCGAGCGGGGTGAACGTCACGCGTCCGGTGGTTGCTGCGAATTGAACCCCGGTCGTGATGTCGGCGGATTGGCCCGAACCCTCTCGACGCAGCTTGGCTTCCAGCATCGTTAGCTCGTTCTGCCCGGTGGCGGGGTTGTAGACATTCCCGCGCACCAACAGATTGCCTCCCGACGTACTCGCGGTGGCTGCGGCGAAGTTGGTAACGTCGGGTTCCGTGTCGGTCATCAAGAACTCGACGTTCGCGTTCAGTCGAATTGCTTCCGCGCGCGCAAGACTCACTGCCGCGAGTGCCGTCGTCGCGGCATCCCGCAGCTTCTGGTTTTGCAGGAAGGTGGCAAATGCGGGAACACCCATCATGAGGACGAACGCAATCACCGCAAGTCCCACCATGAGTTCGATGAGAGAGAAACCGTGTTGGCGCGTGCGCGGTACTAGCATGACCCATCCTTTCTCATGACCCAGCAGGTGCCCGGGTTGGACCAGCCGGTAGGCACACCGGTAGTGGCCCGCGTGCCGTCCTGGTTGATCGTGAATACGAACCCCGACATGCCCTGCGCGGCGTTGCCCGTTGCCGTAACCGTGTAGGTGCTCGCGGCCAGCGTGCACGCATAGGCGAAGCTTTTCATGTTGGTATTGATGACGGTGCTGTTGCAGGGAAACCCGGTTCCGTTGGCGTTCGTGTACTGCCGGTTGTCCTGGTAGTACTGCTCGAGTTTCGCGCGCACGTCCATGAGTTGTGACCGTGCCTCCGCGAGGCGCGCTCGCCGCATGTAGTCGGCGTAGCTCGGATAAGCGATCATGGCCAGAATGGAGATGATCGCCACTGTGATCATCACCTCGAGCAACGTGAAGCCGTTTGCACGTGTCATCTGAGTGCTCCTTTCGTCTGCTTCAATGGTAGGAAGGGCCTCCGGGGGATGCCACAGAGCGCCGATTGTCGGGCCGATTGCGACCCTGGACGGCGGCGCTCGCGCGCCAATGGGGGACGCCGCCGAGAGCAGGGTCTGTGCC
Coding sequences within:
- a CDS encoding GspH/FimT family pseudopilin; translation: MLVPRTRQHGFSLIELMVGLAVIAFVLMMGVPAFATFLQNQKLRDAATTALAAVSLARAEAIRLNANVEFLMTDTEPDVTNFAAATASTSGGNLLVRGNVYNPATGQNELTMLEAKLRREGSGQSADITTGVQFAATTGRVTFTPLGGTTLAANEVVQVTNPAGGDCRSAGGTMRCLNVLITRGGQIRLCDPAVTAAGDTRSCS
- a CDS encoding prepilin-type N-terminal cleavage/methylation domain-containing protein, translated to MTRANGFTLLEVMITVAIISILAMIAYPSYADYMRRARLAEARSQLMDVRAKLEQYYQDNRQYTNANGTGFPCNSTVINTNMKSFAYACTLAASTYTVTATGNAAQGMSGFVFTINQDGTRATTGVPTGWSNPGTCWVMRKDGSC